In the genome of Photobacterium sp. TY1-4, one region contains:
- the citG gene encoding triphosphoribosyl-dephospho-CoA synthase CitG, translating to MANTAVSLLVDPAGFRVETPQGKLPLINLFKLVGDLGFHAMMLEVHLTPKPGLVDLYSCGAHTDMDIQAFIASAEAIHPYLDKFAYAGWQCAGQPAHTLLAALRPIGLEAEQAMFRATRGVNTHKGMIFSLGLVCGAVGWLRGKQIAFDAMHISQTIKQCCAHLVRDELRGNTGRQPATSGEQIFQQYGLSGARGEAASGLATVMTHALPCYEASIAEGFSTEQALWQTLLVLMAENPDTNVVSRGGLAGLQFVQAQAQALLAQGGGMYPGIEDALIAMDQRFIERNLSPGGSADLLAVTWLLAQLNEFNRKQA from the coding sequence ATGGCTAATACTGCAGTGAGTCTGCTGGTTGATCCCGCGGGGTTTCGGGTCGAGACCCCGCAAGGCAAGCTGCCGCTGATCAACCTGTTCAAACTGGTGGGTGATCTGGGTTTTCACGCCATGATGCTGGAAGTCCATCTGACGCCTAAGCCCGGTTTGGTCGATCTTTACTCCTGCGGGGCGCACACCGATATGGATATCCAGGCATTTATCGCCAGCGCTGAGGCAATCCATCCCTATCTGGATAAATTCGCCTACGCCGGTTGGCAGTGCGCCGGCCAGCCGGCCCACACGCTGCTGGCCGCGCTGCGCCCGATCGGGCTTGAAGCGGAGCAGGCGATGTTCCGTGCCACCCGGGGCGTGAATACCCACAAAGGGATGATTTTCAGTTTGGGCCTGGTGTGTGGTGCCGTCGGCTGGTTGCGCGGCAAGCAGATTGCTTTTGATGCGATGCATATCAGCCAGACCATCAAGCAGTGCTGTGCGCATCTGGTTCGGGACGAACTGCGCGGCAATACGGGGCGGCAACCGGCGACGTCAGGTGAGCAGATCTTTCAGCAATATGGGTTGAGCGGCGCCCGGGGAGAAGCAGCGTCCGGGCTGGCAACCGTCATGACCCACGCGCTGCCGTGCTACGAAGCCTCGATTGCCGAGGGATTTTCAACCGAGCAGGCGTTGTGGCAAACCTTGCTGGTTCTGATGGCTGAAAATCCCGATACCAATGTTGTTTCGCGCGGTGGTCTGGCTGGTTTGCAGTTTGTACAGGCACAGGCACAAGCGTTGCTGGCCCAAGGCGGCGGCATGTATCCGGGCATCGAAGACGCGCTGATCGCAATGGACCAGCGTTTCATTGAACGCAATTTAAGCCCGGGCGGCAGTGCCGATTTACTGGCGGTGACCTGGTTGCTGGCGCAGCTGAACGAGTTCAACCGAAAACAAGCTTGA
- a CDS encoding ABC transporter ATP-binding protein yields MSEVLLEVNGLKKHFAAGSRFFGTQTLCKAVDDVSFTIERGKTLGLVGESGCGKSTLGRCVLRLHEPSGGEVKLEGKDIAHFSAKEMKAIRRDIQIIFQDPYASLNPRMTIHEILREPLDTHQIGTPQEREDKIAEVMAIVGLRPQVLNRYPHEFSGGQRQRIGIARALVLEPKFIVADEPVSALDVSVQAQVLNLIAELQEKKGISFLFIAHDLGVVQHICDEVGVMYLGRIVEKAPAEVLYRNPKHPYTQALLSAIPVPDPTVTKESLKLEGDVPSPLSPPSGCTFRTRCPHATEQCKQTRPETHNTGENGVEHLVACHLFN; encoded by the coding sequence ATGAGCGAAGTATTACTAGAAGTGAATGGTCTGAAGAAGCATTTTGCAGCCGGTAGTCGCTTCTTTGGCACCCAGACTCTGTGTAAGGCCGTCGACGATGTCAGCTTTACCATTGAGCGTGGCAAAACGTTAGGTCTGGTCGGCGAGTCCGGTTGTGGTAAGTCGACGCTGGGGCGCTGTGTTCTGCGGTTGCATGAGCCGAGTGGCGGCGAGGTGAAGCTGGAAGGTAAGGATATTGCCCATTTCAGCGCCAAAGAGATGAAAGCGATCCGTCGTGATATTCAGATCATCTTCCAGGATCCGTATGCATCGCTGAACCCGAGGATGACGATCCATGAGATCCTGCGTGAGCCGCTGGATACGCACCAGATTGGCACGCCGCAGGAGCGGGAAGATAAGATCGCTGAAGTCATGGCGATCGTGGGCCTGCGTCCTCAGGTGCTCAACCGTTATCCGCATGAGTTTTCCGGCGGTCAGCGCCAGCGGATCGGGATTGCCCGCGCGCTGGTACTGGAGCCGAAATTTATCGTCGCGGATGAGCCGGTGTCTGCGCTGGACGTTTCGGTACAGGCGCAGGTGCTCAACCTGATTGCTGAATTGCAGGAAAAGAAAGGCATTTCCTTCCTGTTTATTGCCCACGACCTGGGTGTTGTGCAGCACATCTGTGACGAAGTCGGGGTGATGTATCTGGGACGGATCGTGGAAAAAGCACCGGCGGAAGTGCTGTACCGCAATCCGAAACACCCGTACACCCAGGCCTTGCTGTCGGCGATCCCGGTGCCGGATCCAACGGTCACCAAAGAGTCGCTGAAACTGGAAGGGGATGTGCCGTCGCCGCTGTCACCACCGAGCGGTTGTACGTTCCGGACCCGTTGCCCGCATGCAACCGAGCAATGTAAGCAAACCCGTCCGGAAACGCACAATACGGGCGAAAATGGCGTTGAACACTTGGTTGCCTGCCATTTGTTTAACTGA
- a CDS encoding ABC transporter permease — translation MEILKHCFRKLIYSIPLLFGVTLISFVLMVYFGPDKTYDLLGRNPTIEEINEIRHQLGYDRPFLIRYIEYVKEVLVFDFGYSDSTGEQVTSILAKTIPVSIALQLPGFILGNVLGVLLALFAAMHRSSWLDKMIMSSSVVGMSISYLIVIIATQLIFCSSYGLNLFPVYGWEVNSLSDYLYYITVPTISSVFVALGYNTRFYRAVIVEETTRDHVRTAKAFGHSANTILFKHVLRNALVPIVTRIVFSIPFVIVGGALLLESYFGIPGVGLTAYDAITTGDLPVLKAIIVLTTLLFIVVVSLVDVLYRAVDPRISLK, via the coding sequence ATGGAGATTTTAAAACACTGTTTCAGGAAGCTGATCTACAGCATCCCATTGCTTTTCGGGGTGACCCTGATCAGCTTCGTATTGATGGTTTATTTCGGTCCGGACAAGACATATGACTTGTTGGGCCGGAACCCGACTATCGAGGAGATTAACGAGATTCGGCATCAGCTGGGTTATGACCGTCCTTTCCTGATTCGTTACATTGAGTACGTCAAGGAAGTGTTGGTGTTTGACTTTGGCTATTCCGACTCTACCGGCGAGCAGGTGACGTCAATTCTGGCGAAAACCATTCCGGTATCCATCGCATTGCAGCTGCCCGGATTTATTCTGGGGAACGTGCTTGGGGTGTTACTGGCGCTGTTTGCGGCGATGCATCGCTCAAGCTGGTTGGACAAGATGATCATGTCGTCTTCGGTGGTGGGGATGAGTATCTCGTATCTGATCGTCATTATCGCGACACAGCTGATTTTTTGCTCCAGTTATGGCCTGAATCTCTTCCCAGTCTATGGCTGGGAAGTGAATTCCCTCTCGGATTATCTCTACTACATCACGGTGCCGACGATTTCATCGGTGTTCGTGGCACTGGGCTATAACACCCGGTTCTATCGGGCAGTGATTGTAGAAGAGACAACCCGGGATCATGTGCGCACGGCCAAAGCCTTTGGTCACAGCGCCAATACGATTCTGTTCAAACATGTCCTGAGAAATGCCCTGGTGCCGATCGTAACCCGCATCGTGTTTTCTATCCCGTTTGTCATTGTGGGTGGTGCACTGCTGCTGGAAAGTTACTTTGGGATCCCGGGGGTCGGACTGACGGCTTATGATGCAATCACCACCGGTGATCTGCCGGTACTGAAAGCCATTATTGTGCTGACAACCTTATTGTTTATCGTGGTTGTGAGCCTGGTTGACGTGCTGTATCGCGCCGTAGATCCGCGTATTTCATTAAAATAA
- a CDS encoding histidine triad nucleotide-binding protein: MDCIFCQIASNAIPGKRVYEDDQVVAFHDNNPQAPTHILIIPRQHIETTNELELSHSPLIGHMVLTATQLAKELSLAEDGYRLVWNCNRYGGQAVYHIHLHLLGGRAMRWPPG; encoded by the coding sequence ATGGACTGTATTTTTTGTCAAATCGCCAGCAATGCGATCCCCGGCAAACGGGTGTACGAGGATGATCAGGTGGTCGCATTTCATGATAATAATCCCCAGGCTCCGACCCATATCCTGATCATTCCACGCCAGCACATCGAAACCACCAATGAGTTGGAATTGAGTCATAGTCCGCTCATCGGGCACATGGTGTTGACGGCGACTCAACTGGCCAAGGAGCTTTCTCTGGCGGAGGATGGCTACCGTTTGGTTTGGAACTGCAATCGATACGGCGGGCAGGCGGTTTATCATATTCACCTTCACTTACTCGGGGGACGGGCCATGCGCTGGCCGCCAGGATGA
- a CDS encoding ABC transporter ATP-binding protein: MSEQTPLLSVDNLTVEFKTDKGTVRAINGVNFKVMPGETVAIVGESGCGKSVSSLSIMGLVPSPPGKIVDGSITFKGRELIGLSEREYRKIRGNEISMIFQEPMTALNPVLKISTQMIDVIRLHNDVNKAEARTRAIEMLDKVGIPSPEKRINQYPHELSGGMRQRVMIAMALSCGPELLLADEPTTALDVTIQAQVMDEMVRLQKELGMAVILVTHDLGVVAESCQRVVVMYCGQIIEEGPVEEIFANPKHPYTKGLLESIPVVRDKKIPRLPTIKGVVPDLLHLPEGCRFADRCDKVQSECRQAIPQLTGDVHHRVACFRPNGDGQ; this comes from the coding sequence ATGTCTGAGCAAACCCCACTGCTGTCAGTGGATAATCTGACGGTCGAATTTAAAACGGACAAAGGTACGGTTCGTGCGATCAACGGTGTGAATTTCAAAGTCATGCCGGGCGAAACGGTCGCGATCGTGGGTGAATCCGGTTGTGGTAAGTCGGTCAGTTCGCTGTCGATCATGGGCCTGGTCCCTTCGCCGCCGGGTAAAATCGTTGATGGGAGTATTACCTTCAAGGGCCGTGAACTGATCGGCCTGAGCGAGAGGGAATACCGCAAGATCCGGGGCAACGAGATCTCGATGATCTTTCAGGAGCCGATGACGGCCCTGAACCCGGTACTGAAGATCTCCACGCAGATGATCGATGTGATCCGTCTGCACAATGATGTGAACAAAGCGGAAGCGCGGACCCGTGCGATTGAGATGCTGGACAAAGTCGGCATCCCGTCGCCGGAGAAGCGCATCAATCAGTACCCGCATGAGCTGTCCGGCGGGATGCGCCAGCGGGTGATGATCGCCATGGCGTTGTCCTGTGGTCCGGAGCTGTTGCTGGCCGATGAGCCGACCACCGCGCTGGATGTGACCATTCAGGCGCAGGTGATGGACGAAATGGTCCGGCTGCAGAAAGAGCTGGGCATGGCAGTGATCCTGGTCACCCACGATCTGGGTGTCGTGGCCGAATCCTGTCAGCGCGTGGTGGTGATGTACTGCGGCCAGATCATCGAAGAAGGTCCGGTTGAAGAGATCTTTGCCAACCCGAAACATCCGTACACTAAAGGGTTGCTGGAGTCGATCCCGGTCGTTCGTGACAAGAAGATCCCGCGTCTGCCGACCATCAAAGGCGTGGTCCCGGATCTGCTGCACCTGCCGGAGGGTTGTCGTTTTGCCGACCGCTGCGACAAGGTACAGTCGGAATGCCGTCAGGCAATTCCGCAACTGACCGGTGATGTGCATCACAGGGTGGCCTGTTTTCGTCCGAATGGAGATGGACAATGA
- a CDS encoding ABC transporter permease, whose translation MSEAIMEQGASAAKPAKHESLWTKAFYKFTRDKVGMISLSVVMLYFGIAVLAWSGLIAQNWDALLAPGQNGPTAEYWFGTNINGQDIFQRAIYSTKTAFEVGLTVAVVATITGALVGATTGYFSGTVIDELFLWLMNCLDCIPYFLMVAAFAVALAENPYAMHIAMMSCFWMGTARLVRGEVIKLKNMEFTEAARSLGVPVYRVIFKHLLPNTSHILLVEMTLLFITAIKSEVILSFLGLGVKDSISWGLMISEASGEVTAGHFCNFFAASGMLFVLVLAFNMFSDSLQDALDPRKI comes from the coding sequence ATGTCGGAAGCAATTATGGAGCAGGGCGCGAGCGCGGCCAAACCGGCCAAACATGAGTCTCTGTGGACGAAAGCTTTTTATAAATTTACCCGCGACAAGGTCGGGATGATCAGCCTGTCCGTGGTGATGCTGTACTTTGGGATTGCCGTACTGGCCTGGTCCGGTCTGATTGCCCAAAACTGGGATGCACTACTGGCCCCGGGTCAGAATGGGCCGACGGCGGAGTACTGGTTCGGTACCAACATCAACGGCCAGGATATTTTCCAGCGGGCGATTTACAGCACCAAAACCGCCTTTGAAGTGGGCCTGACGGTGGCGGTTGTCGCCACAATTACCGGCGCGCTGGTGGGGGCAACCACCGGGTACTTCTCCGGTACCGTGATTGACGAGCTGTTTCTGTGGCTGATGAACTGTCTGGATTGTATCCCGTACTTCCTGATGGTTGCGGCGTTTGCCGTCGCGCTGGCGGAAAACCCGTACGCCATGCACATCGCCATGATGTCCTGTTTCTGGATGGGCACGGCACGTCTGGTACGTGGTGAAGTGATCAAACTAAAAAACATGGAATTTACTGAAGCGGCCCGGTCGCTCGGGGTTCCGGTGTATCGCGTGATCTTCAAACACCTGCTGCCGAATACCTCGCATATTCTGCTGGTAGAAATGACGCTGTTGTTTATCACGGCAATCAAGAGTGAGGTGATTCTGAGCTTCCTTGGACTGGGCGTGAAAGACAGTATCAGCTGGGGACTGATGATTTCAGAAGCGAGTGGTGAGGTGACCGCCGGTCATTTCTGTAACTTCTTCGCTGCCTCCGGCATGCTGTTTGTGCTGGTCCTGGCTTTCAACATGTTCTCTGATTCGCTGCAAGATGCGCTGGACCCAAGGAAGATTTAA
- a CDS encoding histone deacetylase family protein — protein sequence MTTALITHGDYLRHTMGPDHPECPERLGAILQYLAGEPLADQLQWHTALEVNPKQFERIHPAGYIRHLESLQPQQGLVYADPDTALNPHTLHAARLAAGAVTQAVDLVLTGQVTNAFCAVRPPGHHAEHATAMGFCFFNNIAVGAAHALAQPGIDRVAILDFDVHHCNGTVDSFKDRPEVLVCSTFQHPFYPLRYYDIERPNIINCPLPAGTGSHPFRQTVTERWLPALRHHQPQMLFVSAGFDAHKDDPLADLRLNEADFRWISELIVDAAATYANHRVVSTLEGGYHLTALARSVYTHLDVLASVSS from the coding sequence ATGACCACAGCGTTAATCACTCATGGCGACTATCTGCGCCATACCATGGGGCCGGATCACCCGGAATGTCCCGAGCGGCTGGGTGCCATACTCCAGTATCTGGCCGGCGAGCCGCTGGCCGACCAACTGCAATGGCACACCGCCCTTGAGGTCAATCCAAAGCAATTCGAACGGATCCACCCGGCCGGCTATATTCGCCACCTGGAATCGCTCCAGCCGCAGCAAGGGTTGGTGTATGCCGATCCGGATACTGCCCTGAATCCTCACACCCTGCATGCCGCGCGTCTGGCTGCCGGAGCGGTCACCCAGGCCGTTGATCTGGTTCTCACCGGTCAGGTTACCAATGCGTTTTGTGCCGTTCGTCCGCCGGGCCACCATGCCGAACACGCTACCGCGATGGGCTTTTGCTTTTTCAACAATATTGCCGTTGGCGCAGCCCATGCCCTGGCTCAACCGGGCATCGATCGCGTCGCCATCCTGGATTTCGATGTCCATCACTGCAACGGCACCGTCGACAGCTTCAAGGACCGGCCGGAAGTGCTGGTGTGCTCAACGTTTCAGCATCCGTTTTATCCGCTGCGCTATTACGATATTGAGCGGCCGAATATCATTAACTGTCCGCTACCAGCCGGGACCGGCAGCCACCCGTTTCGCCAAACCGTAACCGAACGCTGGCTGCCGGCACTCAGACATCACCAGCCGCAGATGCTGTTCGTCTCTGCCGGCTTTGACGCCCATAAAGACGATCCGCTGGCCGATCTGCGTCTGAATGAAGCGGACTTTCGCTGGATCAGCGAGTTGATTGTGGATGCCGCCGCCACGTATGCCAATCATCGGGTGGTCTCGACGCTGGAAGGCGGGTATCACCTCACCGCGCTGGCGCGCAGTGTCTATACTCATCTGGACGTGCTGGCCTCGGTGTCCTCCTAA
- a CDS encoding ABC transporter substrate-binding protein, whose product MKKFTMLPLAALVASSLAMAEDIKVFKFSEDGTPTTFDPVQSGTTYANTVTTAVYDTLYEYKYLKSPFELKPNLAVDMPQVSEDGLTYTIKLKQGVKFIDDPAFEGGKGREVTAEDFVYSIKRHFDAENRSQGSWLWAGKIVGLDAWKDEGSDYGKTIEGLKALDRHTVQIKLVKPFPQLTYTLAMGYAGVVPVEAVEKYGRELSIHPVGSGPFKLVSHNSTKTVLEKNPDYRQETFDLAGAGYNEKLHGFTGIATLDGKQLPIVDRVELNWVKQASARWNSFSKGSEIVNTTLQNEQMDEVLASKHPVKLKPEYAEKFNFRVNPEAGLVYNFFNFDDEYFGYSDDPKTNAQNKALRCAIVKSFDWPQRISRFYLGIGEAYPGFIVPGTDGFDPNMDDASITQDLAGAKQLLKEHGWNKQNLPVIYYPGTANTRNKQFFEQFRGNLTKIGYPKNKVKQKTFATFGDFNRDVKNSKTQLIPMGWGLDYPDAENTLQLFYGPNRSPGSNSANYNNPEFNKLYEQASVMQPSPERTALYQKMNQMVVDDCVGIGGYSRTRIRMWHKNAIMWPQRDVMGNYLKYVDIKS is encoded by the coding sequence ATGAAAAAATTCACGATGCTCCCGTTGGCAGCACTGGTTGCCTCCAGCCTTGCAATGGCTGAAGACATCAAAGTGTTCAAATTCTCAGAAGACGGCACGCCAACGACCTTCGACCCGGTTCAATCTGGCACCACCTATGCCAATACAGTGACGACCGCTGTCTACGATACCCTTTACGAGTACAAATACCTGAAGTCTCCGTTTGAGCTGAAGCCGAACCTGGCTGTTGACATGCCTCAAGTCTCTGAAGACGGCCTGACGTACACCATCAAACTGAAGCAGGGCGTGAAGTTTATTGACGATCCGGCGTTTGAAGGTGGCAAAGGGCGTGAAGTCACAGCTGAAGACTTTGTTTACTCGATTAAACGTCACTTTGATGCTGAAAACCGTTCCCAGGGCTCCTGGCTGTGGGCCGGCAAGATTGTCGGTCTGGATGCGTGGAAAGATGAAGGCTCTGACTATGGGAAAACCATTGAAGGTCTGAAAGCCCTGGATCGCCATACGGTTCAAATCAAGCTGGTGAAGCCATTCCCGCAGCTGACCTACACCCTGGCAATGGGTTACGCCGGCGTGGTTCCGGTCGAAGCGGTTGAGAAGTACGGTCGTGAACTGTCGATCCACCCGGTTGGCTCTGGTCCGTTCAAACTGGTTTCTCACAACAGTACGAAGACCGTGCTGGAGAAAAATCCGGATTATCGTCAGGAAACCTTCGACCTGGCCGGCGCTGGCTATAACGAAAAACTGCACGGCTTTACCGGTATTGCCACGCTGGACGGCAAGCAACTGCCGATCGTGGATCGTGTTGAGCTGAACTGGGTGAAGCAAGCTTCAGCGCGCTGGAACTCATTCAGCAAAGGTTCTGAAATTGTCAACACCACGCTGCAGAACGAGCAGATGGATGAAGTGCTGGCCAGCAAACACCCAGTGAAGCTCAAGCCTGAGTACGCTGAGAAATTCAACTTCCGTGTCAATCCGGAAGCGGGTCTGGTGTACAACTTCTTCAACTTTGATGATGAGTATTTCGGTTACTCTGACGATCCGAAAACCAATGCACAGAACAAAGCACTGCGTTGTGCGATCGTGAAGTCCTTCGACTGGCCACAGCGGATCAGCCGCTTCTATCTGGGCATCGGCGAAGCGTACCCAGGCTTTATCGTCCCGGGCACCGACGGCTTCGATCCGAATATGGATGATGCCTCCATCACCCAGGATCTTGCCGGCGCGAAGCAACTGCTGAAAGAGCACGGCTGGAACAAGCAGAATCTGCCGGTGATTTACTATCCGGGAACGGCTAACACACGGAACAAGCAGTTCTTTGAACAGTTCCGCGGTAACCTGACCAAGATCGGCTATCCGAAGAACAAAGTGAAGCAGAAAACCTTCGCGACGTTCGGTGACTTCAACCGTGACGTGAAAAACAGCAAAACGCAGCTGATCCCAATGGGCTGGGGCCTGGACTACCCGGATGCCGAGAATACCCTGCAGCTGTTCTACGGTCCGAACCGTTCACCAGGTTCGAACAGCGCAAACTACAACAATCCTGAGTTCAACAAACTGTACGAGCAGGCTTCTGTGATGCAGCCAAGCCCTGAGCGGACGGCGTTGTACCAGAAAATGAACCAGATGGTTGTCGATGACTGTGTCGGCATTGGTGGTTACTCACGCACGCGCATCCGGATGTGGCACAAAAATGCCATCATGTGGCCACAGCGCGACGTCATGGGTAACTATCTGAAGTATGTTGATATCAAATCATAA
- a CDS encoding methyl-accepting chemotaxis protein — MKPDLTLSFKFKVLFPIFIVALLFSGVSAFTYHHLNRMVKTELYLTEHVQPVLNNLNDAYRDMYQVITAAQNLMLDYSDAAYIQQQQAEYQSNAEKAASRLASTHQLIDAHFIADGNRAKLKLVLDQFHQWSALYGQLFAAPENASDFYLQHQAELARLFHQIRTALIEIRTEIELQEQTLKAELPRNEQIVQSVTVYGTLGALLISLGIAWVVSGLLLASIKRLQQAMMNVVTGDGDLTLRLAVESKDEVGQLADTFNEFLAKIQQSVRAVVLSAADVRQEVAAIDATTRTIQASASVQQTESEKVAVAVNQLTVTSESMSAYANQAASASSQVNQEVQAARHNVTESVETIYQLSREINDSCAAIQALGREVSNISSVLDVIRSIAEQTNLLALNAAIEAARAGEHGRGFAVVADEVRMLASKTQGSIGEIESMIVRLQSGAEGAAQAMNVSALNGQESVRYADNTTQSINEISGSIITMDEMNTQIASAALQQSQVSGSVHQNVQKIVEKNEDTLRTTNDAQAACLRLVRLCEKLDSVVNQFKV; from the coding sequence ATGAAACCTGATTTAACATTGAGCTTCAAATTTAAAGTTCTGTTTCCGATATTCATTGTCGCCCTGTTATTTTCCGGCGTCTCGGCATTTACCTATCACCACCTGAACCGGATGGTAAAAACGGAGCTGTACCTGACCGAACATGTTCAACCGGTACTGAACAACCTCAACGATGCTTATCGGGATATGTATCAGGTCATCACCGCCGCACAGAATCTGATGCTGGACTACAGCGATGCGGCTTATATTCAACAGCAACAAGCGGAATATCAGAGCAATGCCGAGAAAGCAGCCAGCCGACTGGCATCGACGCACCAACTGATTGACGCGCATTTTATTGCTGACGGCAATCGCGCCAAGCTCAAGCTGGTGCTGGATCAGTTTCACCAGTGGAGCGCGCTGTATGGCCAGCTGTTTGCTGCGCCGGAAAATGCATCGGATTTCTACCTGCAGCATCAGGCCGAGCTGGCGCGCCTGTTTCACCAAATCCGCACCGCGTTGATTGAAATCCGGACCGAAATCGAGTTGCAGGAGCAAACGCTCAAGGCGGAATTGCCGAGAAACGAGCAGATTGTCCAGTCTGTCACGGTGTACGGCACCTTGGGGGCCTTGCTGATCTCGTTGGGGATCGCCTGGGTGGTCTCGGGCTTGTTGCTGGCTTCGATCAAACGGTTGCAACAGGCAATGATGAATGTCGTCACAGGCGATGGCGATTTGACGCTACGGCTGGCAGTGGAGTCGAAAGATGAAGTCGGCCAGTTGGCCGATACTTTTAATGAGTTCCTGGCCAAGATCCAACAGTCGGTCAGAGCGGTGGTGCTCTCGGCAGCGGATGTACGCCAGGAAGTCGCAGCCATAGATGCAACCACCCGGACGATTCAGGCGTCGGCCAGCGTTCAGCAAACGGAAAGTGAGAAAGTTGCGGTGGCGGTCAATCAGCTGACGGTGACTAGCGAGAGCATGAGTGCGTACGCCAACCAGGCGGCCTCGGCGAGTAGCCAGGTGAATCAGGAGGTGCAGGCGGCGCGGCACAATGTCACGGAATCGGTCGAAACCATTTACCAGTTGTCGCGTGAAATTAATGATTCCTGTGCGGCGATTCAGGCGCTGGGTCGGGAGGTCAGCAATATTTCCTCGGTGCTGGATGTGATCCGCAGTATTGCCGAACAAACCAACCTGTTGGCGTTGAACGCTGCCATTGAAGCCGCGAGGGCAGGTGAGCATGGCCGAGGATTTGCGGTGGTGGCAGATGAAGTGCGGATGCTGGCCAGCAAAACCCAGGGCAGCATCGGTGAAATCGAGAGCATGATCGTCCGCTTGCAAAGTGGCGCAGAAGGGGCAGCGCAGGCAATGAACGTCAGTGCGCTGAACGGGCAGGAGAGTGTGCGTTATGCCGATAATACCACCCAATCGATCAATGAAATCAGCGGCTCGATTATCACCATGGATGAGATGAACACCCAAATTGCGTCTGCGGCGCTGCAGCAAAGTCAGGTCAGCGGCAGTGTTCACCAGAACGTGCAGAAAATTGTTGAAAAGAATGAGGATACGCTGCGTACGACCAATGATGCGCAAGCCGCTTGCCTGCGGCTGGTCCGGCTCTGTGAGAAGCTCGATAGCGTGGTGAATCAATTCAAAGTGTAG
- a CDS encoding DUF5718 family protein yields the protein MKYKNVIGFGIAGNFAGHLEQAGEAADFEGMAVSDPLAPKALFPLYVPGETAGFLSVYPFSDRTITPPTDADNLQIEPEVALICDITYQDGQVTALTPKQFGAFNDCSIRRPNALKISEKKNWGEHSKGLAATLFTLDSLAAGSTIDRFRIASFHQRAGKVVRYGEDCQVKDYSYFHEKLLHWIVDRMNHQQDVGPAEDISKILAEAGYPMQAVIAIGATRYTEYGETHFLQPGDVSVVVVYDGERYTPEQIFTRVSNGQLEVEGISALIQTVA from the coding sequence ATGAAGTATAAAAATGTGATCGGGTTTGGCATTGCCGGTAACTTTGCCGGCCATTTAGAGCAGGCCGGGGAGGCCGCAGATTTTGAAGGGATGGCCGTGAGTGATCCTCTGGCGCCCAAAGCGTTGTTTCCCTTGTACGTCCCCGGTGAAACGGCAGGATTTTTATCGGTATATCCTTTCTCTGACAGGACAATTACCCCGCCGACAGATGCCGATAATCTGCAAATCGAACCGGAAGTGGCGCTGATTTGCGACATCACCTACCAGGATGGGCAGGTGACGGCTTTAACGCCGAAACAGTTCGGCGCATTCAATGATTGTTCTATCCGCCGTCCGAATGCCCTCAAAATCAGTGAGAAGAAAAACTGGGGCGAACACTCAAAAGGCCTGGCGGCGACCCTGTTTACGCTCGATTCTCTGGCGGCCGGCAGTACGATTGACCGTTTCCGGATTGCCAGTTTCCATCAGCGGGCGGGAAAAGTGGTGCGTTACGGCGAAGACTGCCAAGTGAAAGACTACAGTTACTTTCACGAAAAGCTGCTGCATTGGATCGTGGATCGTATGAATCATCAGCAAGATGTCGGCCCGGCGGAAGATATTTCGAAGATCCTGGCAGAGGCCGGCTATCCGATGCAGGCGGTGATCGCGATTGGCGCAACCCGTTATACCGAGTACGGGGAAACTCATTTTCTGCAACCGGGTGATGTCAGCGTAGTGGTGGTTTATGACGGCGAGCGGTACACACCTGAACAAATTTTCACCAGAGTGAGCAATGGGCAACTCGAAGTCGAGGGGATTTCGGCGCTGATTCAAACTGTCGCGTAG